GGCTGCAACATGAAAagaatttcttttgtatttgtcacagaagaaacatatataagAGTAGGCTCTTACCAAGCTTTTCACTATGTTAAGGTACCCTTTTGCTGCAGCGAGATGAAGAAGTGTCAAACCCTAAGAATCTTGCACACTTGCCATCTCGGCCTTCTGAGCTAGGATCTCTTTCACGAAATCCAAGTGTAAAAGCATGGCTGCAATTTGCAAAGTCTCGGTGTGATTCCCAATCATGACTCTATCAAGAAGCAGTTGATCCTTTTTCAGCAATTCAAGCAAAGATCGCACATTTCCTTTGACAGCGGCTTCATAGAGCTCAAACTCCatgtttggatcttcaaaaaGAGGATTTCAAAATACTACCTCCTCCATTGGAAGACTTTCATAATATTGTCACAACCAAGTCAACCATCTCAATAGTCTTTGACGAAGACTGAAAAACGAACAATAGATATCTCTTGACTGCAAGTATGTGACTCAAGTCTCGCATATGTCTTAGTACGTCAGATAAGGTTTACTCTAGGAGCTTTATCGTGGATAAGGATTCCCCTGTTGATCATTTTCTAGCAAGTCTCGATCGTGGATAAGGATTCCCCTATTGGTCATTTTCTAGCAAGTCTCATCCCCATTTGGTCCTATATAGCTCAAGTTTGCACTTGTAACATGTCCCGATTGAGCCATGACATCCTTGGATCATTTAAAGCGGTCACACTCTATCCATGCAAATTATTGTTGAATCACTTCATTTGCACAAACATTTATATTTTGTTAGGACATGAATTTCATCCAAAtgtgagaaataatttttgcacCAACGCTCACTCAATCAAAATGAGCTGTAACCTAGGCACTTCTAGACAAATTATTCTGCCATacgggtgcgtttggatggtaATTACAAATGAGCAATAGGATCATTGGCCCATTCAGAGATTCAGGGTACATTTGGCTCTACAAAATGCCATACGTAGGTGGGAGCACGTGGGCATGTTGCCGCACATGCTCTCGCCGAACGTCTGGCCAGCTGCTCCGATCACGTCAGCCACCTGCCCCAATCATGTCGCTCTATTATACTCCTCTGCTACTCTACACTATCGGCCGTCAATGTGGGAATTCGCCTGTTGGCCCATTTTTGCCGAGGCTCATCTATATTTTGTCCTATATAGGACAAGTTCACAGACGTAGATGTCCCACTGGAGCGGAGCCATGAAGCGCGTTTGATGATGTAAAGCAACCACATTCTATTCGTGCAAATTGTCACAAACATGAATTACTTTGGAAGGAGATGAATTTCAttgatttatcataaatattttttgcgCTAATGCTCGATCAATTGGAATGTGATGGTTTTTATTTATgtgttgatgggcctaagtgggcccatccgcccatgttGAACCTAAAAGCCCGACCCGCAAGATAAGGGCCCATATAGGAACGGTTGCGATGCGAGGGGTTGCGTCTTTTGGGATAGATATTACGTTGAGGGGTTACGTCATTTGGAGAAGACGCTTTGAGGGAGGAACTACCTTTTGGCGTACATACGTAAagactctctctccccctaaTACgtttcagtctctctctctcaaaaaagaACGTAagttttctcccctttttgaagCAATAGTACGCTCCTCAACAGACCGGATCAGAATCCTTCCTCAATCTTCAACATTGGTATTTAATCTGTggacaataaggtacgctcgattctgTGATAtatctttgatcggtgatacatgttatttttgggctcgtcttccgcattcattttaggggttcgatttagtgtcgaatcgaTTTTAGGGAAttagttattcccaacattggtatcaaagccaggTTCATGTTTCTCGATCCCTTTTTCAtgtttgtgatttgattttgattgaattttcatgaaacACCACGACTGATCAAGGACGGAAAATCTCGACACCCGAGTATTGTTCAcccctttttttatgattttttataaattgaatttcaattctaaTAGCATAGGGTTGAAGGTCTCGCCGATACGTTCCCCTTCGAGCGCGTGCGACGCACGTGTGCGATCACTGGCGCGTGCACGTGCcagctgacgtcatcgtgactTCAGCTCGCGGTGCCCACGCACACGCTtggcacgtgccggtcggttcgtccgacttGGCCGTTTGGTCAAACGAGTCCGACCAGACCCAACCGGCTCGATCGATCCAACCGGCCCAATCGGTACGACCcagcccgaccggtccgacccgaCCGCCCGTTGACTCCGACTCGGATGACTTCGACCCgtttgaccgttgaccattgactttGACTATTgacctggaaaaaaaaaagaaaaaaagaagaggaatgtgttttctttttttctcaattaagtTAATGTGaattatatgtaatcccttacttgttctgcatttgttgtaggaacaaTGCATCCCCTTaagttgcgcacacctattcgcgcaattaccgataaaaaaaatgaaatgcttTTGAGGTTGATAGATAAGCTGACTAATTATCGATAGTAAAGTGGCGACTTAATTAATCATGTTCTTGAAGTCAatgggaaaatataaaaagtcaTATGGAATGAATGACAATTCAACATACAAAGGGAGGACAAATGCGTCGGCACAACAAAATGTTGGAATTCTAGACACTCTCCTCCGCTCGAGAAAATATACAGTGGTATGTGCGTGCCACGTCATCTGCTGACCTGGTAGGCACATACCACTCAGCTTTCCACACCTATCCTAAGGGACCCACTGGAAAATGAAAGGACCCGCTtagctcggctcggctcggagGCAGAAACAATGCATCAGGTCaataaatgatcaaaaaatttctcactcctcaattgaattttctggCTTTGGCTTTTTCTCTCTCCGCGCATCCGGCTTCGGCTTCACCTTTGCCTCCCAaaagcctcgccggtcatcACCTCCTTCAAGAGCCTGGCCAGTCGTAGTCAGGTCCTCACCCCCTCTGCCTCCGAGTGTTCCCAACGTGGAGATTGAGCACAAGGTTTGTGCGCACGTTGGTTTCTCGGCAACTTCTGGACCTCCAACGAACGTGTCATCAGCTCCGACTCCGAGTAGCCCGAGGTCTTTGGACTCTATGTCCTCGAGGTCGATGGTCGGGACGTGAGGGTCTCgtgcttcttctcctcctttgcCTCCCAAAAGTATTTCCGGTCATCTGCTGCTGGCACATATCGCAACTGGGTCTCGAGCCCCCTCTACCTCCGCCTCTGCCTTCGACACTATTTTTTAATgtggaggagaagagaagagaagagaagagaatgaCAAAACCATCCCTCTTCCCTCCCCTCCCGTCCTGTCCCCTAAAGTCCTCTCGCGATTCCCAACAGCTTCATCGACGGGAGAACtccaaaagcaagagcaaagagaagaagatgaaggtgaaGGTCCAGCTCGAGGCCGATAGCGACTTTGCGTCTCCAGCGGCGTCAAACAAGAAGAAGCACGAGTAGGAAAAGAAGAGCGGCAGCAAAAGGCTCTAAATCCAAGCAGCCGAAGCTCCTAGAGCATCAGGGGATGCGAAATTGTGTTGCCATCTTCATCCCTTGAATTGATGAACTGTTCATTGCCCAAGATATCAATTAAAAGCTTCAAAGCTTCTAGTCTATTATGCTTCACGCATAAATGCAAGATCGTCTGGCCATGTTCAATGACACTATGGGCGGCATCAGGTCTTGCTCCAACCAAGTTTTCCAACACATTCACATGCCCTTTCATGGCTGCAACATGAAGAGgatttcttttgtatttgtcaCGGAAGAAACATATATCAGGGTAGGCTCTTACCAAGCTTTCCACTATGTTAAGGTATCCTTTTGCTGCGGCGAGATGAAGAGGCGTCGAACCCTGAGAATCTTGCACACTTGCCATCTCAGCCTTCTGAGCTAGGATCTCTTTCATGAAATCCAAGTGTCCAAGCATGGCTGCGATGTGCAAAGGAGTCTCGGTGTGATTCCTAATCATGACTCTATCAAGAAGCAGTTTATCCTTTTTCAGCAACTCAAGCAAAGACCGCACATTTCCTTTGACAACGACTTCATAGAGCTCAGACTCCATGTTTGGACTTCAAAAAGAGGATTTCAAAATACTACCTCCTCCATTGGAagactttaataatattgtcacAACCAAGTCAACCATCTCAATAGTCTTTGACGAAGACCGAAAAATGAACGGTAGATATCTCTTGACTACAAGTATGTGACTCAAGTCTCACATATGTCTTAGTACGTCAAATAAGGTTTACTCTAGGAGCTTTATTGTGGATAAGGATTCCCATGTTGGTCATTTTCTGGCAAGTCTCATCCCCATTTGGTCCCAGGCGCGTGCGACGCATGTGCACGGTTGCTAGCGCGTGCACGTGCGGGGCACGTGCtagctgacgtcatcgtgacgtcagctCGCGGTGCCCGCAcacgcgcgtggcacgtgccggtcggttcgtccgacccgaTCGTCCGTTGACTCCGACCTGGATGACCTCGACCTGTTTGACCGCTGACCACCGCggtgaccgttgactttgaccgttaacttaaaaaaaaaaaaaaaaaatgaatgtgttttcttttttctcaattaagTTAATGcggattatatgtaatcccttatttgttctgcatttgttgcaggaataATGCCTCCTCTTAAGTTGCAGACACCTATTAGCGCAATTACcgataaacaaaaagaaaggcttTCTAGGTTGATAGCCGAGCTGACTGATTATCGATAGCAAAGTGgcgacttaattgatcatgttcttgaagtcaacgggaaaatacaaaaggttatatggaatggtcgtcccatGTCACAATttgagatggtgcgatttttcatgaacactcttccaccagAATAGCAAGAAATGTTGAATCGCTTATGGGAAGTCAACAGAGCTACTTCATATAGGAGACTTGTGATGACTTTTATAGATGAACATTACCGGAttattacaaaagaaaagatcaataaattgaacaaaaaatgatatttccCAATCAtatattgacttggtgttagatgtttTGGCTAGTCTTTATTTAGTATGCTTTAtagacatattatgtaatgttttCTACCTAGTTATTGTTGGCGTAacaactgatatgttagttgtattatgtgaaagcattatttatttgatatcaaatattatttgtttttttgttattgtTAACTGTTGTAGGtagttcataaatttttttttgtaattttaaagaatttattttgcatagaatgttatattaataataactccaagttaggattttggatgatgattggaaactgactttttgattctgaaaccttacttaaaattatttattaatatgatggttttgtgcaaaatggatgcataaatgatagacattaataattcgtgcatatatgtctgatatgttcaAATCGATGGCTTCatccacaaagagcatagtcaCTAAGCTGAACAAAGGTAAGAAGCTCAATGGCAATAACTATGAAATatagcacatgaaaatccaatatgtgctggaaaagcaagaagctcTTAATCTGACCATGGAAGTACCTGAAGATGGAAATACTACACAATACAAGATAGATAAGGAtgcatttgctgcatggaaaagaaagaactctcttgctcgcattacgttgctgagtagcatgaaaaatgacgtcatgtgagagtttaggcgttttgagaatgccaaggaaatgtgggaagcgttggcagcaagatttggtcatatttCGGTGACCAAACTAagacagctcactattaggtttgactcttataaaaagtctcatggtcagaccatgaaacAATACCTtaaaaagatgtcaaacatgattaatgagctgaaaAATGCAAGCCATGTCCTGACTAATGaacagcaagtgcaagcagtgattcttTAATTGTCttagagttgggagcatatgaaggtacACCTAacccataatgagaatattaaaacatttgaTGATGCAGTGTGTCATCTTGAGTTAGAAGAGGATCGCCTCTTGACGACTAagcttgaaattgaaatttatcatgCTGGTTTCAACTCATATgaagcttcgagctccaagcacAAACGTCCTAACTAGTTCGATAAAAGGAAAGGCAATGGAGCAAGTTtttcagggaagaaacctaagcttgaccaacatgaaagaggaaagcgtcctcgaatgaagaaacttac
This genomic stretch from Eucalyptus grandis isolate ANBG69807.140 chromosome 3, ASM1654582v1, whole genome shotgun sequence harbors:
- the LOC104438936 gene encoding ankyrin repeat-containing protein BDA1; this encodes MESELYEVVVKGNVRSLLELLKKDKLLLDRVMIRNHTETPLHIAAMLGHLDFMKEILAQKAEMASVQDSQGSTPLHLAAAKGYLNIVESLVRAYPDICFFRDKYKRNPLHVAAMKGHVNVLENLVGARPDAAHSVIEHGQTILHLCVKHNRLEALKLLIDILGNEQFINSRDEDGNTISHPLML